CGAAGATAATCTGCAATACCGGATGGCTCAGATGGTTGCCGTGATGGATATACAGCAGGACCCGCATAACCCGTTATTGGCTCTTGTCCCCTTTGTCCGTCTTCAGGGAACGGATGATAACGGTGATTATGATTTTGACGAAGCCTTTGGTTATGTCTGCGACACGCTGTTGGTAGAAATTACCGATCTGCCGGACGATGAGTATGATGATGGGCGAAAAGGAAAATATGTCGGCAATTTGGTCTGGTATTACTCACGTGAACACAAGGATGCAGAAGGCCATCCTATTGATTACCGTACCATGGTACTCTATCCGGCAACCCGGGAAGAGCGTTTTCCTATTGCTGGGGAAGCCAAACAGGAAGGGAATCCTGATTTCGGCAAGGACAGTATCAAACTGATTGTCAATTTTGTTCATGGTACTGATGACACACTGGAGGTCGTCGCTCAGTCTGATTTTAATTTTGGTGCTATAAAAGATCATCAATTTTACGACGCTTCTTTCCGTCTGATGCACGATGATACTGTATTGGATGAGCAACTACTGGTATTGGATGAAAAAGTACCTGATTTAATGTATCCGTCAATAAAACTGGGGGCGGATAACCGAATCACACTGAAAGCCGAACTCCTCTTTAAATCCAAAAGTGGCATCACTGATGAAAGAGCTACCTGCACTCAAGAGTTCAAAATCGGTATGCATATTCGCGAACTGATTAAGCTCAATGAACAGGATCAGGTGCAATTTCTTTCTTTCCCTGCAGAAGAAAATGGTAACGCGCCACAAAACATTCGTCTTAACACGTTGTTCGCAAAAAAACTGATCGCCATTGCCAGTCAGGGGATCCCACAGGTACTGAGCTGGAATACACAGATTATTACAGAACAACCCATGCCTGATTCATTCCCTACGCCAATTGACTTAAATGGCGCAAACGGGATCTATTTCTGGGAACTGTTTTTCCATATGCCATTCCTAGTCGCATGGCGACTGAATATAGAACAGCGATTAAAAGAGGCCACCGAATGGCTACACTATATTTTTAATCCTCTGGAAGATGAACTTGTTCAGGCCAGTAGTCAGGGAAAACCGCGTTACTGGAATTCACGGCCGATAATTGACCGCCCACCGACCGTGTATCGTATGTTAATTGAGCCAACCGATCCGGACGCCATTGCTGCCAGTGAACCCATTCACTACCGGAAGGCAATATTCCGTTTCTATGTGAAAAATCTGTTAGATCAAGGGGACATGGAATACCGTAAGCTAACATCCAGTGCACGTATTGTGGCCCGGCAAATTTATGACTCCGTCAGTATGTTACTGGGCACCAGCCCCGATATTTTGCTCGCGGCAAACTGGCAACCCCGTACGCTACAGGATGTGGCTCAGCATGAAAGCAATGAAGCACGGACACAGGAGTTAATATTCGCTGTCAATAGCGTGCCACTTCTGCCAGTGGTATACGATACATCCGTCTCTGCCACACCGTCTGATCTATTTATCAAACCTGTTGATACGGAATATCTCAAACTGTGGCAAATGTTGGATCAGCGTCTATACAATCTACGCCATAATCTGACGTTGGATGGTAAAGAGTTTCCGGCCGGATTATACGATGAGCCGATCAGCCCACAAGATCTGCTCAAGCAGCGTTACCAACGTGTCGTGACTAATCGTATGGCGGGTATGAAACGCCGGGCAATCCCGAATTATCGTTTCACCCCAATTATGAACCGGGCAAAAGAGGCGGTAGAAACACTGATCCAGTACGGCGCTACCCTACTCAGTTTGCTGGAGAAAAAAGACAATACTGACTTTGAACACTTCCGTATGCAGCAACAACTGGGACTGTACAGTTTTACCCGTAATCTGCAACAGCAAGCGATTGATATGCAACAGGCTTCACTGGATGCGCTGACCATCAGCCGACGTGCTGCTCAGGAGCGCCAGCAACACTATAAATCACTCTATGATGAAAATATCTCCACCACCGAGCAGGAAGTTATCGCATTACAATCAAGTGCTGCTAATGGTGTGATAGCGGCTCAGTCAGCCGCCACTGCAGCCGCTGTAGCGGATATGGTTCCCAATATTTTCGGTCTTGCCGTCGGGGGGATGGTTTTTGGCGGCATGCTGCGAGCAATCGGTGAAGGTATACGCATTGATGTTGAAAGTAAAAATGCCAAAGCCACCAGCCTGAGCGTGTCAGAAAATTACCGACGCCGCCAGCAAGAATGGGAACTGCAATACAAACAGGCTGAGATCAACATCGAGGAGATCAATGCACAGATTGATGTTCAGCAACGCCAACTGAATATCAGCACAACTCAACTGGCACAACTAGATGCTCAGCATGAGCAGGATCAAGTTCTGCTGGAGTACTATTCAAACCGTTTCACCAATGATGCGTTATACACGTGGATGATCAGCCAAATCTCCGGGCTTTACCTGCAAGCCTATGATGCGGTTAACTCCCTCTGTTTACTGGCTGAAGCTTCCTGTCAGTACGAAACAGGCCAGTATGATATGAATTTCGTCCAAGGTGGTCTCTGGAACGATCTTTATCAGGGGCTGATGGTCGGAGAGCATCTGAAATTAGCCTTACAACGGATGGATCAGGCGTATTTACAACATAACACCAGACGCTTGGAGATAGTAAAAACCGTATCGGTAAAATCATTACTAACATCATCACAATGGGAAATTGGCAAGAGCACGGGTTCATTCACCTTCTTACTAGGTGCCGACATGTTTCTGCGCGATTATCCGACTCACGCTGATCGGCGCATAAAAACGGTAGCGCTATCATTGCCTGCATTGCTGGGACCTTATGAAGATGTACGGGCTTCACTGATACAACTCAGCAATATGCTTAACAGCACCGCCGACTTAAAAACTGTCGATTATCTGCTTAACCCCTTGGAACACACCAAACCAAAGGATGTCTTGTTGAACGTACAGGCCAATCAAAGTGTGGTGATCTCAACGGCCATGGAAGACAGCGGCATGTTCAGGCTCAATTTTGATGATGAACTGTTCCTGCCTTTTGAAGGAACAGGCGCCATTTCACAATGGAAGCTGGAATTTGGCTCCGATCAGGATCAACTGCTGGAGTCGCTGAGCGATATTATCCTCCATCTGCGTTATACCGCGCGCGATGTGAGTGGTGGAAGCAGTGAGTTCAGCCAGCAGGTTCGCAGCCGTCTGAATAAACATCAATTAAAACAAGACAATTCTAACTGATATCAGGAGCTGGCTCCGGAATATAACGGGGCCGGAAGTGAAATTATGTCTCAAAATGTTTATCGATACCCGTCAATTAAAACGATGTCTGATGCTAACAGCGAAGTAGGCGAATCTCTGGTTGCCTGGCAAAATCAATCTGGTGGTCAAACCTGGTATGTCATTTACGATAATGCAGTCTTTAAAAACATCGGCTGGGTTGAACGCTGGCATATCCCAGACCGCAATGTTTCATCTGATTTACCGGTCTATGAGAATGCCTGGCGATATGTCCGTGATGCGACACCGGAAGAAATTACTGATCACGGAAACCCGAATACGTCTACCGTACCGCCGGGAGAAAAAAACGAAATATTACAGTGCGATGAGCTCACAGAAGAAACGTATCAGAAAGTAGGATATGAACCTGACGGCAGAGGAACTCCTCTGAGTTACTCCTCGGCGCGTGTTGCCAAGTCCATGTACAATGAATATGAAGTTGATCCAGAAAACACCGAACCACTACCTAAAGTCTCGGCTTATATTACCGACTGGTGCCAGTATGATGCGCGCTTGTCGCCGGAAACACAGGGTAACACTGCACTGACCAGCGACGATGCCCCCGGTCGTGGTTTTGATTTGGAAAAAATCCCGCCTACCGCCTACGACCGCTTGATTTTCAGTTTTATGGCCGTCAACGGTGATAAAGGCAAGTTATCCGAACGGATTAATGAGGTCGTTGACGGTTGGAACCGACAAGCAGAAGCCAGCAGCGGTCAGATTGCTCCTATTACGCTCGGCCATATTGTACCGGTCGATCCTTATGGTGATTTAGGTACCACACGCAATGTCGGTCTGGATGCTGATCAGCGCCGTGATGCCGGCCCGAAGAATTTCTTACAATATTATAATCAGGATGCAGCCTCCGGTTTGCTGGGGGGATTACGTAATCTGAAAGAGCGTGCAAAGCAGGCAGGGCACAAGCTGGAACTCGCATTCAGTATCGGTGGCTGGAGTATGTCAGGGTATTTCTCTGAGATGACCAAAAATCCCGATCAACGTACTACATTCGTGAATAGCATCGTCGATTTCTTCCAGCGTTTTCCCATGTTTACTGCGGTGGATATCGACTGGGAATACCCCGGAGCTTCAGGTGAAGAAGGCAATGAATTCGACCCGGAAAATGATGGCCCAAACTATGTTTTATTAGTGAAAGAGCTACGTGAAGCACTGGACATAACCTTTGGAACCCGGGCACGTAAAGAAATCACGATAGCCTGTAGTGCCGTCGTTGCCAAAATGGAGAAATCCAGCTTCAAAGAAATTTATCCTTATTTAGACAATATCTTTGTGATGACTTACGACTTCTTTGGTACCGGCTGGGCGGAATATATCGGTCATCATACTAACCTGTATCCACCCAAATATGAATATGACGGCGATACCCCTCCTCCACCTAATCCTGATCGAGAGATGGATTACTCGGCAGATGAAGCGATTCGTTTCTTATTATCACAAGGTATAAAACCGGAACAAATTCACCTCGGTTTTGCTAACTACGGGCGTTCATGTCGGAGCGCTGATCTGGCAACACGCCGCTATAACAGAACAGGAGATCCACTGGGTACCATGGAAAAAGGTGCACCGGAATTCTTCTGTCTGTTGAATAACCAATACGATGCGGAATATGAAATTTCACGCGGGAAAAATCAGTTTGAACTGGTGACAGACACGGAAACCGACGCTGACGCACTCTTTAACGCTGACGGTGGTCACTGGATTTCACTGGATACGCCCCGCACTGTGCTGCATAAGGGAATTTATGCAGCCAAAATGAAATTGGGTGGGATCTTCTCTTGGTCAGGTGATCAGGATAATGGTCTGTTGGCAAATGCCGCTCACGAAGGCTTGGGTTACTTACCTGTCCCCGGAAAAGAGAAAATTGATATGGGACCTTTATATAACAGAGGACGCCTCATTCAACTTCCTAAGGTAACCCGTCGTAAGTGAAATTTTCCGGTGGCCTCATAGAGGTCACCGTATCGCGGTAATATTCAAATGTTGTGGAAGAGCAATCTGGAGCTTTTTATGCAAAATCCCGAACAACCGCTCTCAATAAATCAGCCTATCCATCCCAAAGACGGTGCTATCCAAGGTATGGCAACCCTGACCTTACCTCTGAAAGTGGCTTCCGGCAACCGTGCCGCGCCTGCACTTACCCGCTATCAGCCGCGTATTGTGTCTGATTTTAACCGGCTGGAATATTAGTAGTGAGAATCTGATTAGAGAAGCCAACATGGAGCTTTATATGCAAAATAGTCAAGATATTACGATAGCAACACCAGCACTACCTAAAGGCGGTGGCGCTATTCAGGGAATGGGTGAATCTCTTACTACTGGTGGTTCCAATGGAATGATGACGTTATCACTGCCACTACCCATTTCCAGCGGGCGCGGCACAGCACCTGCGCTGTCCCTCACCTACAACAGCGGCAGCGGCAATGGCGCTTTTGGCATGGGGTGGCAGTCTGCTCCCATGGCTGTCAGCCTGAGGACTGCACAGGGCGTGCCCCATTATGAGGGCAACGATACCTTTTTATGCCCGATGGGTGAGGTGATGAATGTTGCCCCAAATGAACAGGGCGAGCCAGATATCCGTACCACAAACCAATTGCAGGGCGTCACGTTAGGTGAGAGCTGGCAGGTGACCCGTTATCAGCCCCGTCTCGTTCAGGATTTCAGCCGGCTGGAATACTGGCAGCCGGAACAGGGTAATACGCAAAAACCTTTTTGGATAATGTTCAGTCCCAATGGTCAAGTGCATCTCTTTGGCAAAAACGCCCACGCCCGGGTGGCTAATCCGGCTGATGATAACAAGATCGCCCAGTGGCTACTCGAAGAAACTGTGACACCCACCGGCGAACATATTTACTACCAATACCGTGCCGAAGATGACGCAGGCTGCGATGAACATGAAAAAGAACAACACCCGTTATCCGGTGCACAACGCTACTTGATGCAGGTTCACTACGGTAATATCACGCCACAGGCAAGCCTGTTTGCCCTGAATAACACACTGCCCGCCAATGACCAATGGCTGTTCCATCTGGTGTTTGATTACGGCGAACGGGCAGGCTCGCTGTATGAGGTGCCTGCATTTCAGGCACCATCTGGAAACTGGCCTGTTCGCCCCGATTGTTTCTCCCGTTTTGAATACGGCTTTGAAATCCGTACCCGCCGTTTGTGCCAACAGGTACTGATGTTCCATCGCCTGAATGCGCTGGCAGGTAAAAATGAGGCCGGCGAAGTACCTGCATTAGTCTCACGTCTGATGCTGAGTTACGATCCCAGCCACAATATCAGTATTCTGGTTTCTGCCCGTCAGGTAGCGCACGAGAATGACGGAACACCCGTCACCCTGCCGCCGCTGGAGCTGGATTATCAACGGCTGGATACGGCGTCGTTGCCGGCCTGGCAGCCCATGCCGCAGTTGGACAAATTAAATCACCTACAGTCTTATCAGTTCGTGGACCTGTATGGCGAAGGCATACCGGGCATCCTTTATCAGGACTCGCCCCGCGCGTGGTGGTATCGCTCTCCCGTGCGAGACACCCAGGCGGGAGAACACAATGCCGTGGCCTATGGGGAGATAAAACCGCTGCCGCAGATCCCCGCCCAGCAGAATAATGCCTCACTGATGGACATCAACGGGGATGGCAAGCTGGATTGGGTCGTCACCTCTGCCGGAGTCAATGGCTATCACACTCTGGCACCAAACGGACAGTGGTCTCCTTTTATCCCCGTGTCAGCGTTGCCGGTTGAGTATTTTCACCCCAGAGCGCAACTGGCTGACCTGACTGGCGCGGGGCTGGCTGATTTGGTCATGATTGGGCCACGCAGTGTACGCCTGTATGCTAACCAACCAACGGGCTGGAAAAAAGGCAGCACCGTTATCCAGTCCGACGGCATGACATTACCCATCCCCGGCACGGATGAACGAAAACTGGTCGCCTTTGCCGATATGCTGGGTTCCGGCCAGCAACATCTGGTGGAAATTGCCGCTGACGGCGTGACGTGCTGGCCTAATTTGGGACACGGTCGTTTTGGGCACCCCATCAAGCTGGAAGGTTTGACGGTTTCAGCCAACAACTTTAATCCCGATCAGGTGTATTTGGCCGATATTGACGGCTCCGGCACCACCGATATTTTCTATGTCCACAGCACCTATCTGGAGCTGTTTATGAATGAGAGCGGCAATCAATTTGCGGCACCGGTGCGCATCAATCTGCCTGAGAATGTCCGGTTTGACCGGACGTGTCAGTTGCATATCGCCGACACGCAGGGATTGGGTGTATCCAGCATTATCCTGACCGTACCGCATAGAACGGTGAAACACTGGCGCCTTGACCTGACCCAACACAAACCCGGATTGCTGAATACCATCAACAACAATATGGGCACGGAAACCACCCTGTTTTACCGCAGTTCAGCGCAGTTCTGGCTGGATGAAAAACACCAGGCCGAAAGCATGGACCGTTCTGTGACCAGTTATCTGCCATTCCCTATCCATGTGTTGTGGCGTACTGAAGTATTGGATGAAATCACGGGTAATCGACTGACATCGATACAGGAATACGCCCATGGTGTCTGGGATGGGCGGGAGCGGGAGTTTCGGGGATTTGCTCGTGTGATGCAAACTGATACAGATATCTTTGCGCAGGGCACAGGTACAGACAACACAACACCAGAAGCCTTCCCCTCACGCACAGTAAGCTGGTTTGCAACCGGTGTCACTGAGGTGGATGATAGGCTTGCTACCGAGTTTTGGCGGGGT
The sequence above is drawn from the Xenorhabdus ishibashii genome and encodes:
- a CDS encoding neuraminidase-like domain-containing protein, whose product is MSSVTQSIEERLLESQRDALLDFYLGQVVAYSPDMTSLRDKIKDVDDACDYLLLDLLTSAKVKATRLSLATNSLQQFVNRVSLNIEPGLFMTAEESENWQEFANRYNYWSADRLLRTYPESYLEPLLRLNKTEFFFQLEGALNQGKITEDSVQQAVLGYLNNFEDVSNLKVIAGYEDGVNIKHDKFFFVGRTRTQPYQYYWRSLNLSIRHPDTDALSPNAWSEWKPIDLPLGSVDPNLIRPIFLNNRLYIAWTEVEEQSEKKDTTALLLHNQNTESRYTPTASDWVPPKPFLTRIKIAYAKYDGSWSTPTILREDNLQYRMAQMVAVMDIQQDPHNPLLALVPFVRLQGTDDNGDYDFDEAFGYVCDTLLVEITDLPDDEYDDGRKGKYVGNLVWYYSREHKDAEGHPIDYRTMVLYPATREERFPIAGEAKQEGNPDFGKDSIKLIVNFVHGTDDTLEVVAQSDFNFGAIKDHQFYDASFRLMHDDTVLDEQLLVLDEKVPDLMYPSIKLGADNRITLKAELLFKSKSGITDERATCTQEFKIGMHIRELIKLNEQDQVQFLSFPAEENGNAPQNIRLNTLFAKKLIAIASQGIPQVLSWNTQIITEQPMPDSFPTPIDLNGANGIYFWELFFHMPFLVAWRLNIEQRLKEATEWLHYIFNPLEDELVQASSQGKPRYWNSRPIIDRPPTVYRMLIEPTDPDAIAASEPIHYRKAIFRFYVKNLLDQGDMEYRKLTSSARIVARQIYDSVSMLLGTSPDILLAANWQPRTLQDVAQHESNEARTQELIFAVNSVPLLPVVYDTSVSATPSDLFIKPVDTEYLKLWQMLDQRLYNLRHNLTLDGKEFPAGLYDEPISPQDLLKQRYQRVVTNRMAGMKRRAIPNYRFTPIMNRAKEAVETLIQYGATLLSLLEKKDNTDFEHFRMQQQLGLYSFTRNLQQQAIDMQQASLDALTISRRAAQERQQHYKSLYDENISTTEQEVIALQSSAANGVIAAQSAATAAAVADMVPNIFGLAVGGMVFGGMLRAIGEGIRIDVESKNAKATSLSVSENYRRRQQEWELQYKQAEINIEEINAQIDVQQRQLNISTTQLAQLDAQHEQDQVLLEYYSNRFTNDALYTWMISQISGLYLQAYDAVNSLCLLAEASCQYETGQYDMNFVQGGLWNDLYQGLMVGEHLKLALQRMDQAYLQHNTRRLEIVKTVSVKSLLTSSQWEIGKSTGSFTFLLGADMFLRDYPTHADRRIKTVALSLPALLGPYEDVRASLIQLSNMLNSTADLKTVDYLLNPLEHTKPKDVLLNVQANQSVVISTAMEDSGMFRLNFDDELFLPFEGTGAISQWKLEFGSDQDQLLESLSDIILHLRYTARDVSGGSSEFSQQVRSRLNKHQLKQDNSN
- a CDS encoding glycoside hydrolase family 18 protein, which produces MSQNVYRYPSIKTMSDANSEVGESLVAWQNQSGGQTWYVIYDNAVFKNIGWVERWHIPDRNVSSDLPVYENAWRYVRDATPEEITDHGNPNTSTVPPGEKNEILQCDELTEETYQKVGYEPDGRGTPLSYSSARVAKSMYNEYEVDPENTEPLPKVSAYITDWCQYDARLSPETQGNTALTSDDAPGRGFDLEKIPPTAYDRLIFSFMAVNGDKGKLSERINEVVDGWNRQAEASSGQIAPITLGHIVPVDPYGDLGTTRNVGLDADQRRDAGPKNFLQYYNQDAASGLLGGLRNLKERAKQAGHKLELAFSIGGWSMSGYFSEMTKNPDQRTTFVNSIVDFFQRFPMFTAVDIDWEYPGASGEEGNEFDPENDGPNYVLLVKELREALDITFGTRARKEITIACSAVVAKMEKSSFKEIYPYLDNIFVMTYDFFGTGWAEYIGHHTNLYPPKYEYDGDTPPPPNPDREMDYSADEAIRFLLSQGIKPEQIHLGFANYGRSCRSADLATRRYNRTGDPLGTMEKGAPEFFCLLNNQYDAEYEISRGKNQFELVTDTETDADALFNADGGHWISLDTPRTVLHKGIYAAKMKLGGIFSWSGDQDNGLLANAAHEGLGYLPVPGKEKIDMGPLYNRGRLIQLPKVTRRK